In Equus quagga isolate Etosha38 chromosome 14, UCLA_HA_Equagga_1.0, whole genome shotgun sequence, one DNA window encodes the following:
- the TMEM205 gene encoding transmembrane protein 205, with protein sequence MEDGGSSGSLTQVVHLLVLSGAWGMQMWVTFASGFVLFRALPRHTFGLVQSKLFPFYFHISMACAFVSFCILAPQRAWAQLTFWEASQLFLTLLSLTLATINARWLEPRTTAAMWALQTVEKERGLGGEVPGSHQGADPYRQLRGQDPKYAALRQIFFQYHGLSAVCNLGCLVSNGLCLAALALRLGSL encoded by the exons ATGGAGGATGGCGGGAGCTCGGGGAGCCTGACTCAGGTGGTCCATCTACTGGTCTTGTCAGGGGCCTGGGGCATGCAAATGTGGGTGACCTTCGCCTCAG GCTTCGTGCTTTTCCGAGCCCTTCCCCGACATACCTTCGGCCTCGTGCAGAGCAAACTCTTCCCTTTCTACTTTCACATCTCCATGGCCTGTGCCTTCGTCAGCTTCTGCATCTTGGCTCCACAGCGAGCCTGGGCTCAGCTCACATTCTGGGAGGCCAGCCAG ctCTTCCTGACGCTCCTGAGCCTCACGCTGGCCACCATCAACGCCCGCTGGCTGGAGCCCCGCACCACGGCCGCCATGTGGGCCCTGCAGACCGTGGAGAAGGAGCGCGGCCTGGGCGGGGAGGTGCCGGGCAGCCACCAGGGCGCCGACCCCTACCGCCAGCTGCGGGGGCAGGACCCCAAGTACGCGGCCCTCCGCCAGATCTTCTTCCAGTACCACGGGCTGTCCGCCGTGTGCAATCTGGGCTGCCTCGTGAGCAACGGGCTCTGTCTGGCGGCCCTGGCCCTGCGCCTTGGGAGCCTGTAG